A genome region from Methanocellales archaeon includes the following:
- the glyS gene encoding glycine--tRNA ligase has translation MDKYERVIELAKRRGFLWPSFEIYGSTAGFWDFGPLGATLKRRIKETWRDFYVIREGFYEIETPTMNIEEVFVASGHVDNFTDLMVECKKCGEAFKVDLALEKCPECGGSLGDAYAFNLMFKTSIGPGSKRIGYLRPETAQGMFVDFHRMLRFYRDRLPFGVAQIGKVYRNEISPRQGTLRLREFTIAEVEIFIDPEMNEHPRFDEVKDTMLRLHPAQAINSCNLDISVKDAVEKGIIKHQVMGYHIALIQQFLLKIGLSPEKIRFRQHKKEEMAHYASDCWDAEALTDRFGWTEIVGIANRGDYDLKAHAKHSQTEMTVFTPYEQPIMRERTIIKPNVSAIGRKFKDRAAKIIEALRALSPDQFKEGVIQVGDEIIPLTKDLVEYERVQEEICGEGIIPHVIEPSYGIDRIVYVLLEHSFEEETVESEKRVVLRLPPNIAPVQGAVLPLLSRDGLDKRAREIESSLRKSGFLIDYDESGTIGRRYRRHDEIGTPFAITIDHQTLEDDTVTIRERDSMKQIRVPIEDLSSVMKKLIAGEAIFENVGVLI, from the coding sequence ATGGACAAATACGAGAGGGTCATAGAGCTGGCAAAGCGACGGGGGTTTCTCTGGCCATCTTTTGAGATTTATGGTTCTACTGCTGGATTTTGGGATTTTGGACCCTTGGGAGCTACCCTGAAGAGAAGGATCAAGGAGACATGGCGCGATTTCTATGTAATAAGAGAGGGGTTCTATGAGATCGAAACGCCGACGATGAATATAGAAGAGGTGTTTGTTGCATCTGGACATGTGGACAATTTTACTGATTTGATGGTCGAGTGTAAAAAATGTGGGGAGGCGTTTAAAGTAGATTTGGCCCTTGAAAAATGTCCAGAATGTGGTGGTTCGCTTGGCGATGCATATGCATTTAACCTGATGTTTAAAACCTCCATTGGACCGGGTTCCAAAAGAATTGGATATCTCCGGCCAGAGACTGCACAGGGAATGTTCGTCGATTTTCATCGAATGTTAAGGTTTTACAGGGATAGACTTCCATTTGGTGTTGCACAAATAGGAAAGGTTTATCGAAATGAGATATCGCCCAGACAAGGTACCCTACGCCTAAGGGAATTCACGATAGCTGAGGTCGAGATTTTCATAGATCCCGAAATGAATGAGCATCCGCGCTTTGACGAAGTCAAGGATACCATGCTGCGATTACATCCTGCGCAGGCTATCAATAGTTGCAATCTGGATATCTCCGTAAAAGATGCAGTCGAAAAAGGAATCATAAAACACCAAGTAATGGGATACCATATTGCATTGATCCAGCAGTTTTTACTTAAAATCGGACTTTCGCCGGAAAAAATCAGGTTTAGGCAACATAAAAAAGAAGAAATGGCCCATTATGCAAGTGATTGCTGGGATGCTGAGGCACTAACAGACAGATTTGGGTGGACCGAGATAGTTGGCATTGCCAATAGAGGGGACTACGATCTTAAAGCTCACGCAAAGCACAGCCAAACCGAAATGACCGTTTTCACCCCATATGAGCAACCCATAATGAGGGAAAGAACGATTATAAAACCAAACGTAAGTGCCATAGGACGCAAATTCAAGGACCGGGCAGCTAAAATCATAGAGGCACTCAGAGCACTAAGTCCAGATCAATTCAAAGAAGGTGTGATTCAAGTTGGGGATGAGATAATTCCTCTTACAAAGGATTTGGTCGAATATGAGCGCGTTCAGGAAGAGATATGCGGAGAGGGAATCATACCACATGTCATTGAGCCTTCGTATGGCATCGATCGGATCGTTTACGTATTGTTAGAGCATTCTTTTGAGGAGGAGACCGTAGAAAGTGAGAAGAGGGTGGTTCTCCGTCTTCCCCCCAATATTGCGCCAGTGCAAGGAGCCGTATTACCACTACTCTCAAGGGATGGTTTGGACAAGAGAGCGAGGGAGATAGAGAGCTCCTTACGCAAAAGCGGATTTCTGATCGACTATGACGAATCCGGCACGATCGGGCGAAGATATAGACGCCATGATGAGATCGGAACGCCCTTTGCCATAACCATAGATCACCAGACGTTGGAGGACGATACCGTAACCATCCGAGAGAGGGACTCAATGAAACAGATACGGGTTCCTATCGAAGACCTTTCTAGCGTGATGAAGAAGTTGATCGCTGGGGAGGCTATATTTGAAAATGTTGGAGTGTTGATCTGA
- a CDS encoding CBS domain-containing protein: MSIKVKDIMIKDVVCATVPGSRDDVLKILKSERVSGVPVIKNRKLVGIVTRTDLLKHPDEEQLALIMTRDLITISPECNISDAAKAILRGNIRRLPVVIDDALIGILTVADLVGAIANMDLKDSIEAYVQSELVAIWEGTPIPVVMDILRLSNQEASPVLNSKGELVGIITERDLLDVSEIEDSVEKSDMSAASDGDAWAWESMRDTMNLYYSVSRIKLPEVPVKDVMIKDVIKAFRRSEISDCAKKMRRNRVDQIPVVTAHNKLEGLLLDKNLIKILIK; encoded by the coding sequence ATGTCAATAAAAGTCAAAGATATAATGATAAAAGATGTTGTATGCGCAACCGTTCCAGGGTCAAGAGACGATGTCTTAAAAATACTGAAGAGTGAGCGCGTTTCTGGGGTTCCGGTGATCAAGAACAGAAAATTGGTCGGAATAGTGACCAGAACAGACTTACTCAAACATCCGGATGAAGAGCAGCTTGCGCTGATAATGACCAGAGACCTCATTACGATCTCCCCAGAATGCAATATATCTGATGCAGCAAAAGCGATTCTTAGAGGAAACATACGGCGATTGCCTGTTGTAATCGACGATGCGCTTATAGGAATTCTGACTGTTGCCGACCTAGTAGGAGCCATCGCCAACATGGACCTAAAAGACTCGATCGAAGCGTATGTTCAGTCTGAGTTGGTTGCAATTTGGGAGGGCACCCCCATACCAGTTGTCATGGATATTCTGCGATTGAGCAATCAGGAGGCTTCGCCAGTGCTTAATTCAAAGGGGGAGCTGGTCGGCATCATAACCGAAAGAGATCTGCTTGATGTAAGCGAGATCGAGGATTCGGTTGAAAAATCTGACATGTCGGCCGCATCTGACGGGGATGCGTGGGCATGGGAGAGCATGAGGGATACGATGAACCTCTATTATAGTGTCTCACGCATAAAGCTACCAGAAGTTCCGGTAAAAGATGTAATGATCAAAGATGTCATAAAAGCATTTCGTCGGTCAGAAATCAGCGATTGCGCAAAAAAGATGCGTCGTAACCGAGTTGATCAAATTCCGGTAGTGACAGCGCACAACAAGCTAGAGGGGCTACTTCTAGACAAGAATTTGATCAAAATTTTGATCAAGTGA
- a CDS encoding amidohydrolase family protein, translating into MTHEHIILGSIIYGDDFDVIEGYLVIKDGIVSEVATGEVDSVLKGIIAPAFINAHTHIGDSVAKDVNFDSLEALVSPGGLKHKILSETPKDELVSSMRSSLLDMRCCGTAAFADFREGGVTGVLALKEACIRGVKPIVLGRPDGDVERILKITDGIGMSSINDHPWDYLEMLAELTRKEDKLFAIHAGEANSADIDDALKLDPDFLVHLTHADRKNLKMVADKNIPVVVCPRSNFVTGVGCSWTRPPIEMMIELGITVAIGTDNVMLNSVNMFSEIEFVAKAFLRDDRQVFTLCTLNGAKALGLEAGMGSIVEDKTAHIMIVNGESNNMRGVRNPISGIVRRARPDDIIAVIEGEKIYTQKDHNRQDVCG; encoded by the coding sequence ATGACTCATGAACACATCATCTTGGGTAGCATCATATATGGCGATGATTTTGATGTGATAGAAGGATATTTGGTCATCAAAGACGGGATAGTTAGTGAGGTCGCCACCGGAGAAGTGGATTCCGTCTTAAAAGGAATTATCGCCCCGGCATTTATAAACGCACATACACACATCGGCGATTCTGTCGCAAAGGATGTAAATTTTGATTCTCTGGAGGCATTGGTTTCGCCCGGCGGACTGAAACACAAAATCTTATCAGAAACGCCAAAAGATGAACTAGTTTCATCTATGAGGTCAAGCTTATTGGACATGAGATGTTGCGGTACCGCCGCATTTGCCGATTTTAGGGAGGGGGGTGTAACCGGGGTGCTTGCCCTGAAAGAGGCTTGCATAAGAGGGGTAAAACCGATCGTCTTGGGTCGCCCAGACGGCGATGTTGAAAGAATTCTAAAAATCACAGACGGCATTGGCATGAGTAGCATTAACGACCACCCTTGGGATTATCTGGAGATGTTGGCAGAGCTGACGAGAAAGGAGGATAAGCTGTTTGCGATACATGCAGGTGAGGCAAATAGTGCAGATATTGACGACGCATTGAAATTGGACCCGGATTTCTTGGTTCACCTAACTCATGCAGATCGTAAAAATCTCAAGATGGTCGCCGATAAGAATATACCCGTGGTAGTCTGCCCTCGATCGAACTTCGTAACAGGTGTCGGATGTTCATGGACGAGACCGCCGATCGAGATGATGATCGAGTTAGGTATAACTGTAGCGATAGGAACTGACAACGTAATGCTTAATTCAGTTAATATGTTCTCTGAGATTGAATTCGTGGCAAAAGCATTTTTAAGGGATGACAGACAAGTATTTACGCTCTGCACTCTTAATGGGGCAAAGGCATTAGGTCTTGAGGCTGGAATGGGTTCGATCGTTGAGGACAAAACAGCACACATAATGATCGTCAACGGTGAATCAAACAACATGAGGGGTGTGAGGAATCCCATAAGTGGTATCGTAAGACGGGCAAGGCCCGATGACATAATTGCGGTGATTGAAGGGGAAAAGATTTATACACAAAAGGATCACAATCGACAGGATGTATGCGGATAA
- a CDS encoding preprotein translocase subunit Sec61beta, whose translation MAKKKESKSGLMSSAGLMRYYDVEKTAIAISPKAVFIMGILVAAIVIMLSAYYGMWP comes from the coding sequence ATGGCCAAGAAAAAGGAATCCAAAAGCGGTTTAATGTCCTCTGCGGGTTTGATGAGATATTATGATGTGGAAAAAACCGCAATCGCAATCAGTCCAAAAGCAGTTTTTATCATGGGCATTCTTGTGGCAGCCATCGTAATAATGTTGAGCGCATATTATGGTATGTGGCCTTAG